A genomic segment from Nicotiana tabacum cultivar K326 chromosome 9, ASM71507v2, whole genome shotgun sequence encodes:
- the LOC142163810 gene encoding uncharacterized protein LOC142163810: MAKLSTSETPFSLIYGSNSLIPVEVGEPTLRYSQENEESNNEALLLKLDLLKEHMDMSYVRMVAQKQRIEGFYNHMVNLRYFKVGDLVLRKATQSTREVNAGKLGPMWEGPYRIRKGSYELENQDGVKLPSNCNVTHLKRHYR; the protein is encoded by the coding sequence ATGGCGAAGTTGAGCACGAGTGAAACACCCTTTTCTCTCATATACGGCTCAAATTCTCTAATACCGGTGGAAGTGGGGGAGCCGACTTTGAGGTATTCCCAAGAGAACGAAGAATCAAACAATGAAGCATTACTGCTAAAGCTAGACTTGCTTAAAGAACACATGGACATGTCATACGTGAGAATGGTGGCCCAAAAGCAAAGGATAGAAGGATTTTACAATCACATGGTGaatctccgttatttcaaagtgggagatcTGGTTCTAAGGAAGGCTACTCAAAGTACTCGAGAAGTCAACGCCGGGAAGCTGGGACCAATGTGGGAAGGTCCTTACCGGATTCGTAAAGGATCATATGAAttggaaaatcaagatggagtcaaACTACCAAGTAACTGCAACGTGACTCACCTCAAACGACACTATCGTTGA
- the LOC142163811 gene encoding uncharacterized protein LOC142163811 yields MYGDSPLTEWKMKSIWLKLKALKPRLKELNNEEFKSIAMKIDQARNQEKAVLNQLEKWSLIEESVMKRKSRASWIKLWDSNTKYFSVIVKEKTQKKQFRELTSLDGQTLTDPEEIKQEIINFYKSLMGRAAQSLPAINREFMKQGPTLHNETLIVMETLGFPTKFTGWILECVKTVNYTILVSRETTVPFDAAKGLRQGDPISPFLFAIVMEYLSRSLNGLKGNKVFKYHPKCVKLGITHLSFADDILLFARGNLQSIAALHRCFNHFSQTSGLQANLGKSSIYFGGVSQAQRASIL; encoded by the exons ATGTATGGAGACAGCCCCTTAACAGAATGGAAGATGAAGAGTATCTGGCTCAAACTTAAAGCTTTAAAGCCTAGGCTTAAGGAATTGAACAATGAAGAGTTTAAATCTATTGCTATGAAGATTGATCAAGCCAGAA ATCAGGAGAAAGCTGTGTTGAATCAGTTAGAAAAATGGTCCCTCATTGAGGAGAGTGTAATGAAGCGGAAGTCCAGGGCTAGTTGGATTAAACTTTGGGATTCAAACACCAAGTATTTCTCTGTTATAGTCAAAGAAAAAACTCAGAAGAAACAGTTTAGAGAGCTCACTTCCCTTGATGGACAGACATTAACTGACCCTGAGGAGATAAAGCAGGAGATCATCAACTTCTACAAATCCCTGATGGGGAGGGCTGCACAGTCTCTTCCTGCCATTAACAGAGAATTCATGAAGCAAGGACCTACCCTACACAACGAGACTCTAATT GTAATGGAGACACTAGGCTTCCCTACAAAATTCACTGGCTGGATACTTGAATGTGTCAAAACTGTCAACTATACCATCCTGGTAAGTAGAGAGACTACTGTCCCATTTGATGCTGCTAAGGGACTAAGACAAGGGGATCCCATTTCTCCATTTCTATTTGCAATTGTCATGGAATACCTCAGTAGAAGCTTAAATGGATTGAAAGGAAATAAAGTCTTCAAATATCATCCAAAGTGTGTTAAACTAGGCATCACACATCTGAGCTTTGCTGATGATATACTTTTGTTTGCCAGAGGAAATTTACAATCAATTGCTGCCCTGCATAGATGTTTCAATCATTTCTCTCAAACTTCAGGACTTCAAGCTAATTTAGGCAAAAGTTCTATCTACTTTGGAGGAGTATCTCAGGCTCAGAGAGCAAGTATCTTATAG